Within the Camelus dromedarius isolate mCamDro1 chromosome 9, mCamDro1.pat, whole genome shotgun sequence genome, the region CTCCTCTGTGCCACCAGCTTTGGACCAGCAACCCAACACTTCTTTCCAACAGACCATTAAGGAACAGCTCAGTAGCCCTGTTTTGCAGATTTGGAAACAGGCCTAGAGAGGTGGAATGGCTCACCCATTCCCACACCCGCAGAAAGCAGCGGAGGTGGGACCCCAGCCTGTGTTCCCTGCAGGTCAGCCCCTGGGCCTTCACTCTGCGTGATTCTCTCCCCAACAGAGCGTCACTGGGTTCGGGCGCCAGATGATTGAGAAAACAAAGCAGCTCGTAGAGTCCAAGTACACGGTGGAGAACGGCTACAGTGCCAACGCCAAGGTCAGGGCCTCCAGGCCACCCGTTGCTGCCTGAGATGGacctggggctggtgctgggggtGCAGGGGCCACTGGCACCGCCGGTCACATGCGCCCCTCCCCAGGTGGTGTATGGCGACACTGACTCTGTCATGTGCCGATTTGGCATCTCCTCTGTGGCTGAGGCGATGGCCCTGGGTCGTGAGGCCGCAGACTGGGTGTCTGGCCACTTCCCTTCACCCATCCGGCTGGAGTTTGAGAAAGTAAGTTGGGGGGGGTCCAATCTGGCGTCGCAGGGGCCATCCCTGCCTGTTCCTGAGGAAGTCTCAGGACTGGACCTCGGCCCCCACAGGCTTAGGTCTAAGCCGCGACTTCCCCCAGGTCTACTTCCCATACCTGCTCATCAGCAAGAAGCGGTACGCGGGCCTGCTCTTCTCCTCCCGGCCCGACGCCCATGATCGCATGGACTGCAAGGGCCTGGAGGCTGTCCGCCGGGACAACTGCCCCTTAGTGGCCAACCTCGTCACCGCCTCGCTGCGCCGCCTGCTCATCGACCGGTGTGtgggaccccccacccccacctggagCCCGGACCCTCCTCCCTCGGGCCCTGaagcctggcccccagcccatcctcccctggggacacaggtgtcaGGCCCAGCCCTTCCTCGGTGGCCGCACGGTGGAAAGAGTGTGGGGTTGGACAGCTGTGGGTTTAAGCCCTACTACCTCTGCCACTTGGCAGCCTGTGGCCGGGCAGggaccctccccgcccccggaGCTCATCCTGGTCCCCCAGCCTTGGGCCGCAGAGGTGccagcctggccccgcccccggcaTTAGCTGGTGACGCACACCTGTCCTCCCCAACAGAGACCCGGCGGGGGCTGTGGCGCATGCGCAGGACGTCATCTCCGATCTGCTGTGTAACCGCATTGACATCTCCCAGCTGGTCATCACCAAGGAGCTGACCCGCGCTGCCTCCGACTACGCTGGCAAGCAGGCCCACGTGGAGCTGGCCGAGAGGTCCGCCCAGCGCGGGAGGGGGCGGGACCTGCCAGAAATAGCCCTACTCTTGCCAGCTGGGCCCACCACTTCCTACTCCCCCGCCCGCCCCTGCCATCCCACCTGCCCTcacccgccccgccgccccggtCTCCCCGCAGGATGAGGAAGCGGGACCCCGGGAGCGCGCCCAGCCTGGGCGACCGTGTCCCCTACGTGATCATCAGTGCCGCCAAGGGCGTGGCCGCCTACATGAAGTCCGAGGTCAGGCCCACCTGGGCTGCCCGCGCCCGCTCAGCTCTCCTCAGTTCTCACTTCTGCTTTCCAGgccgggcggggagggagggtgtTTCTCTCAGTGGGCCCCACGGGGCCTTGAGAACCGCCCCCCAACACACCCCTGGGAGTTGGCTCCCTGATGCTTGGCTCCCCGGGCCTCCCGGCGCCCTCTGGAGGGGCCCCCATTATTCGGCCCCCTCCTCGCTCCCTCCTGTAGAAAGGGGCCCAGCCTCACTGCGCACATAGAGTATCTGTCCAGCGACCTctgttttgtgtgtctgtttccagCTCTTGGGTTTTCGCTCTTCAACTTGTAATTCCCTTGGATTCATACCTTCCTCCATCCTACCCAGATGTCCAGTGACCTCTGACCCCACACAGCCCCTTCCTCAGTCCCCAGCTCCTGTCCTGCTGCCTGGTGTTTGGGTTTCCAGCCTTCACACACCCCACTGTGAATTCTGACCCTTCCTTGGTGACCCTAAGGCCCCTACCTATCGACCCCAGCATGGGTCACTGAGCCCATAGCCAGGCACCCCCACGACCTCTGACCCCATCTCAGCCTGTACCCAGTGACTGCTTCACACCATTGTCCCCATTCATGACTGGGGAGACCCTCCTCAGAGGCTCCCAGTGTccaacagcccccacccccctgcctggcctggggtTGCAGCCCCCTCCATTCTGACACCTGGGTGTGACCACGCCCGGCCTCTCTGCCCACAGGACCCCCTCTTCGTGCTGGAGCACAGCCTGCCCATCGACACGCAGTACTACCTGGAGCAGCAGCTGGCCAAGCCGCTTCTGCGCATCTTCGAGCCCATCCTGGGCGAGGGCCGCGCCGAGGCCGTGCTGCTGCGTACGGGGTGGGGGCACcccggtggggagggggctggtccTCAGGTGTCGGGGGAGGGCGCCAGGCCCACTGCCTGCCCTCACCTACAGGTGGGGACCACACGCGCTGCAAGACAGTGCTCACGGGCAAGGTGGGCGGCCTCCTGGCCTTCGCCAAACGCCGAAACTGCTGCATCGGCTGCCGAGCTGTCCTCAGCCACCAGGGTGAGCGAGGTTCTCCCCAACCCAACCCCTAACCGGGCCTTCCTCCTGACCCTGCCATCACCCGAAGACCCCGGCACTGGGCCCTCAAGCTGGCATTGCTGCCCGGATAGGCCCCAGCCCTTGGGTTGGGGGCTCCTATCTGCAGGCACCCCCTTGAGGGTCCTGGGCCCCCCGCCCCGGGAGTTCCCCAGGGAGTTTTCTCCACACACTTGCTCCCTTGTTCTTTCATCTGTGGGGACTTTCAGGAGCCGGGATGGGCAGCgggcggggaaggggcagggatggggtggcCCAGGCCCTGGCTCAGCCCCAGCTCCCCCTTGCTGACCTGCgacccacccccgccccatcccAGGAGCCGTGTGCAAGTTCTGCCAGCCCCGGGAATCTGAGCTGTATCAGAAGGAGGTGAGTGAGGGGTCGGAGGAAGCGGGGAGGGACAGCTGTTGGGGGGAGCAGGGCGGCCCACTCAGCCCCGCCATCCCCAGGTGTCCCACCTGAACGCCCTGGAGGAGCGCTTCTCCCGCCTGTGGACCCAGTGCCAGCGCTGTCAGGGCAGCCTGCACGAGGACGTCATCTGCACCAGGTGGGCCCACCTGCTGGGGCCCCCAGCCTCACTCCGGCCGGACTGCCTAGGCACCTCCCTCCAAGCTCCCAAGGCCTGTGGATCAAAACCCTGGCTCCAGGGTGTTGGGCTCCAGCGCCCCACCCCACATCCCCTTCTGGCTGTGGGGGTCTTGCTGACTCTTGGTGTCCTGGCCAGTGCCCATCCCAgccttcctgggggtgggggtggggggtgctgctgAGTGGGGAGGGAATGGccccactccacacacacacacacacacacacacacacacagaggcaggatcctggccccttcccccagggcGGGGCCGGGCTTTCCCCAGGGAACAGGTGGGCGGGGCGGGTTCCCACGCCAGGTGCCAGGTGACAGGTGATATACGGCTGGTGGCCCAGCACCTCAGCGAGCACCCGCTGTTATCGGCTCCCCCGTGCCCACTGAGCAAACAGCCCGGCATGGGAGGGGGGTTGGGTGGGCAGCAAGCAGGGGCCAAAGTCCTGGGAATGGCCCCGACCTCACCGCTGGGCTGGGCCACGGGACTGTGGGGCGGCTCTGACCGCCCACCTCGCCCGCAGCCGGGACTGCCCCATCTTCTACATGCGCAAGAAGGTGCGGAAGGACCTGGAAGACCAGGAGCAGCTTCTGAGACGTTTCGGGCCCCCTGGTCCTGAGGCCTGGTGACCTCTGACCTCAGCTGACTTCCCACGAGGGCCTTGGGGAGGTGGGGATTGGTGGAGAATTTAATAAAGTTGAGATATTTTGTTACCAAGTGCTTTGTGGTCTCTGGGGGGATGTGGTCCACTAGTATAAGCCCTGGATCCCTTCACCCTCCCTGCAAGACCCCTGGGCTCCCGCCTCGGCCGCCAGCCCCATACAGCCCGGgcctgcctcagtctccccccccatccccgccccaTGACCCCTCCTTCGAGGCCTTGAGTGAGCATCTAGCTCCTCTCCGCCCTCCAGGTGCTGACCTGTTTCCTCCAGGCCTGGGGCAGCCCCTGGCTCAGAGGCTCCCACTCCCCGGAACGACCAGGGGACCCCCCCTTCCGTGTCACACACCCACAATGTTTCCACCTCGGGGTCCTCACCAGCTTTGGGCCTGGGTTTTCCTCAGGGACCCCCGCCCAATCCACGTCCACTCGGAGAGCCTgaccccacctcccagctggCCTTGTGACACCTCCAGGGCTCAAGTCTGCTGTCCGTCTCCATgtgcccccccagccccccaaccCACTCCTCTCCGGCTCCTGGGTCCAGAGCCCCACCTTCACTGACCACAGGACCCCTTGGCCCCTTTGTTAGTTTTTCAGGGTGCCCCCAAGTCCAGCTTCTCTCCCATCTCCACCCCTCAGCCCGGGGATCCCCAAATCCAGACAGCCCCTGGACCGACCCTCCCAACCACGTGACCAAGGGGTTGTGCAATCCAGCCCCCTCCCCGACCCCCTCCCTGAGGGGATTTTTGAGGAGGGCTGAGCTGAGCTCACAGCAGCAAGCACCCCTGCCCCCCCCAGGGGGCTGGGCCAAGGTATAAATAGGGGTGGTGGCTTCAGCCAGCCAGCAGCAAACCCAGCCCAGCACCACCATGCTCACGCTAGAGGCTGCACAGTAAGTAGGGGCCCCAAAAACCTGCACTCAGGACCCAAACCCCGTGCTATACCTTTGACCCCTCTACGGGGCCTCCCCCAGAGGCGGTGGTCTTGGCCCCACCCAGAGGGCAGGTGCCTGGAAAGGGAGGGGGCTCCACACTGTCTCTCCCCACTCTAggatctatttttttcctctcccacttCAATTCCTTCCTCGTTCCCATCCCTGTCTTTCTTGGATCCCGAAGATCTCTTTCCCTTGGTACACCTGTTTCCCTCCCACCGGCTGTCCTCTTCCGAGGCGCCCTCCATCTCTGTATCTCTCCCTCCTTGTCTCCCTCTGAGTCTCCCTGCATCCCCTGACTTGCTCTCTGTGTCCACTCACTGTGCTTCCTGCCACATCTGTTCTGTTCTGGGcctctgttctctgcctctggccctctctgtctctgtcccttcctgtctccttctgattctgtctgtcttctctctccatctgtcaccCTATCTATCCCCCACCCCATCTATCTCTGgggcttaaaaaaatacttccagCATCCCTGCATGAATGTCTctattcctttctccctcccctcctcacctcttCCCCTTCGCTGAATCTCTTCAGAGTTTTCCCATCTCTACCCAGAcgtctctccttctctctcctcctgtccaAGATGGACCCATTTAACTGACTGGCTCACAGaggccccctgccccgcccccacccgcctTCAGGCACCCACATATCTCCTCTCCTGGGACTTTCTCTCCCTCACTTTCCCTGCCCCCGCCCAGCCTCTGTCTATGCAAAtcccaggggaggggggaaacatttgcctggcccctgccccccaCTTCCTGTCCGGGTGGGAGAGTGGGGGTGAGTGCGGTGGGGCTGGTCTCACACAGACACGCAGCAGGACGAGCTGCGGTGGTCACAGCTGCAGCTGCCTCTCCCCCATTCACCCCCCAACCGCTTGGAGTCTCAGGAGGCTGAAGACACCCGTGACATGCCCCTGTGTCTCTCCCCTTCCAGGCTCGATGGGCCACACTTCAGCTGTCTGGTGAGTGGGGtcctgggggccagggaggggtgggggtggcccatGGGGCCCATGACGATCTCCCTACCTCAGTTTCCCCGTTTGCTCATTTCTGTCCCTTTGTGTCTGACTTTTCCTCAGTAtctcccacccctcctgccccccgAACCCAATCTTCCTCACAGACTTTTTCCTAATGTTTCTTACCTTCTCGCAGACTCTGGTCCACTTCCTTAAACGGGGAAGGGTGGGTCTTTATGTCTTTGACTTTGTGTCTCTTCCTCTGTCCATCTCACATTCAGGAAATCTCCttattccttcttcccttctccgCTTGgctttgtattttcaaaaattgaattGGAACTATTTCAGACACACAGAACACTCTATCCCACACCCATGAACCCACAGCCCAGGCCAAGAAGTAAAACCTCACTCATGTGCTTGAAAGAACACCCTTGTGGGTGCCCCTACCCTGTACATCCCACCCTCCTTgaagagtttggctttttttttttttttgaattgaggtATGACTTACAAGTTGGGAAAGTGACAACTCTTGTGTACAGCTCAATGAGGTGCTACCTTATGCACACACCTGGGTAACTGCTCACCAGACCGCAACATAGAACATCGCCATCACGCCGGAAGAGTCCCTCACGTCCCTGCCCGATCAATACCCACCTCTGATATTTTCCACCACGGATTATGGCTGCCTGGTTTTGAACTTTATATTCGTTGAATCACACAGGGTGCCCCCCTTGGggcctggcttccttcactcaacATCAAGTGTGTGTCAGGCGGTGGTCCTTTTTCCttgctgtatagtattctgtCCTGGGACCACATCCCAGTTTGTGTGTCCATTCTCCTGTTCCTGGGCGCTTGGGCTGTGTCCTGTTTGGGGCTGTTAATCAAGCTGCTTGGACTGTTCTTGAACCCGGCTATTCGGTGGACATAATTCTCGTGGGTAAATACCTAGTAGTGAGATCACTGGTCTTAGACTGTAACTGCTAAAGCAACACGACTCTTGGGACGAATCGAAGAGATATGGAAGTGGATGCAAGGAGCCTTGAGACCTTCTTTGCCTCTGTTGCAAACACATCCCTGCCTCTCACCCTACACCCTGGCTTGGAGGCCTGCAAGGCTGGGGGAATTCTATGCCTTCGCCAGCTGCTATGTCCCGACTGTGTACTGGCGAGGAGCTGGGGTTCCCGGGAGTCTACAGTCTTGCTAGGAGGGGGCTGCTGTGTCCCTCTATGAGACCCTGGGTctccgtgtgtctgtgtgtctgcctgtgtctgtctctcatcctctgtgtgtatgtctctgggtctgtgtgtgtttccGCTGCGACGCCCAGTCTTGcagctttgtgtctctgtgtgtccctCTTTGCCCCGCCTCTGGTGCctagtctctgtgtctctctgtgcctctctcatgccgtctctctgtctctgtctctgtgctgtctcttttagttcctgtgtctcttccttttcctctcccagcCTGGCAGAGTCTCCCTGCTGGTCCAGGGGGCGGTAGGGTCTCCCTGCAGCTTGGGGGaacctctcttttcctccttctcccccattAGTACCCAGATGGAGTCTTCTACGACCTGGACAGCTGCAAGCACTCCAGTTACCCGGATTCAGAGGGGGCTCCCGGTGAGTGACCCTGGCCCAGACACTTCCCCACCTACCCCTTgggcccatttcacagatgggggtGCTGAGGCCCAGGGGAGGTTTTCACCTGGCACAGCAGACAAGGTAAGCCGAGGCCTCCAGACTTCCTCCCTTTCCCGCTCCTACCCACCCTCTTGCCATGCAAATCCTGGGGTCAGAGATTTGCACAGCCCACAATGGCCCCTCTGTGCCAGGGGCATCAAGGGGGAAGGGGCCGTGGCCAGACCTCCCAGCTTCTGAATcactgcccttcccccagacctGTGGAGCTACGGCCTCAGTCCAGCTCTCCCTGCCGCTTCCTATGAAAACTTTGACCCGGCTGTGGCCACCTTCAGCCACCCCCAGGGTGTCCAGCTCTGTTACGGACCCTCAACCTACCCCCCTGGGGGGAACCTGGACCCGGCCCCCAGCCTGGAGGCCCCAGGGCCCGGCTTCCCAGCGTACCCCATGGAGGACTTCACCAGCCAGGTGAGGGGCGGGGAGACAGTGAAAATCCCCATCATTTGATTAAGGTTTACTAGGCGCCAGGCACTGCATCAAACCTTGCCCACACGTGAACATCCTCTGATGATCCTCAGAGGTTAAGCACCATATGACTCCATGGCACGAACCAACCACCAGAGGCCCAAACGTGGGCCAAGGGGCAGCGCCAATGGCCGTTGTTGGTGTTGGGCAGGTTTTCACAGAGGTGGCCTCAGGTGTCCCCTGGCCACGGCATGGAGATCAGAACCGAGGCTATGAGCAGAGCGGGGAGAGCCATGGTCAGGGACCAGGAAGGAGCCAAGGGACgaaagcagagggagggagaccagGGGGCCCCCCAGGACTACAGGCAACCCTGACCTTCCGCAGACCCTGGGCCCCCCAGCCTACACCCCATACCCCAGCCCCGTGCTGTCAGAGGAAGAGGACCTCTTGTTGGACAGTCCTGCCCTGGAGGTCTCGGACAGCGAGTCGGATGAGGCCCTCGTAGCTGGCCCCGAGGGGAGGGCATCTGAGGCAGGTATGTGGGGACTCCAACTGGAGATGGGGGTAGGGAGTGAAAGGAAACATGATCTCCCAAGCGTCTCCTATCTATCCTCCAGGGCTGAGGGCAGTTCCCAGATCTGCCTTCCACTGGCTGTGTTGCCTCAGGCAACTGCCTctacctctctgtgctttggtctatctgtacaatggggataacAGTAATAGTGTCTGTTATTGGTAGCTGGGAGGATTAGGGAGGACCATACGTGTAAAGGAGAtagcagtgcttggcacagagtaagcactcaataaatcttCACCATCATTATGGACAATAGCAACAGAAATAATCACAGTCTCAACTCCCATCTAGTCAACTGCTTCTCCCTATGGGCCCGACATCCATTATTCGCAACCCCTGGAAGCTGGAATTATTAGTTACTTTTCtgttctgggcctcagtttctcatctgtagaatgggcatCCTTATCATCATCCCCATCTCATGAGGTTctgatgaagattaaatgagctcataattgggagggaggatatagctcagtggtagaatgcatgcttagcatgcacaaggtcctgggttgcATCCCTAGTATCTCcgttaaataataaacaaacaaacaaacaaacctaattacctccccaaaccaaaaaacaaaacaaaaaatttttaaagagctcATAATTGTACAGTGCCTAGTGCAGCACCAGATATTAAGTGCTTCACAAAGATCTgtaacacacatacatatacatgcctCACTTATAGCTGAGGAAATGCCAGTTGGAGAGGTTAAGTCACCACCCCAATGTCACACAGCAGGGAAATGACAGAGGTGGAGTTCTTGTATCCAATGCCCTGCTATGAACCCCCCACCCAGCTCTGTAGGGCCCTTGCTGTTAATAGGAGATTGGGAGTCAGACCCCTTGGCCTCTCCCCAGAGCTGAGAGTCTGCAAGGCTCAGAGCTGGAGAAATGGCCAGGCGGATTTACACCCACTCTAGATCTCTTTACCACCAGTCACCTCTCTTTCTCATAAGCCTTTGAGGAGCACAGCCAACCCGTTTCACAGATTCATCCATGGGCTCAACAGATAATGTGTTGGCCTCCGAGCAGACTCACAAGAGACACATCCTGAAAAAGAAAGCAGGGAAGCGGGAGGAGGTTCTGGGGTGACAGCTTTGGGGTGGGGAGCAACTTGCCCTGGATGGGAGGGTGGTGGCAGAGATAGCCcgcctccctcacctccattcCCTTGATGGGGGGACAGAGCCGGGGTGGTGGGGGTGCAGCAGGGCGGGGCGTAGGGGGCGGGGCCTGAAGGACACCTCCTCTAacgcgccccgcccccgcccgcagGGGCCCGCAAGAAGCTGCGCCTGTACCAGTTCCTGCTGGGGCTGCTGACGCGCGGAGACATGCGCGAGTGCGTGTGGTGGGTGGAGCCGGGCGCCGGGGTCTTCCAGTTCTCCTCCAAGCACAAGGAGCTCCTGGCGCGCCGCTGGGGCCAGCAGAAGGGCAACCGTAAGCGCATGACCTACCAGAAGCTGGCACGCGCCCTGCGCAACTACGCCAAGACCGGCGAGATCCGCAAGGTCAAGCGCAAGCTCACCTACCAGTTTGACAGTGCGCTGCTGCCCGCCGCCCGCCGGGCCTGAGCCCAGGGCGGCCTCTCGGGGGGCTCTCAGGCGCCCCCACACCCTAGGTCATAGGACCCGCGGATCCCCCACACTGGTGGCAGGGGCGGGGCGCTGTCATATTCCCGGGGCCCTGGTCAGGGCCCCTCTGGGACCCCTCCCCAGTCGTGTCTGGGGCCCCTTTGGGATTCCCTTTTCATGTCCAGGGTCCCCAAGACCTTCATGTCTTGGGTCAAAGGACCCACAGACTAtactctgtgtctgtgtggagTAGGGGGCAGGGTAGGGTGGCGTGAGCAGTGCTTCCAGAATCTCAAGAGCTTCCCTGGAATCTCCTTGTGATGTCTGCGATCCCGGGACCTCTCTGAGAGCCCTCAATCTCATCTAGTGGAGGGTGAGCCTGCAGATCACCACACCAGGAGTGGGGCTCAGCCAGCAACCCTAAGCCCTGTCCAGATCTCTCCGGGATCCCCTTCTCATGTCTGGGTCCCTCCTGTCAGATCTGAGATCTCCTAGTTATGTCTGGGTCCCTTTGGGAAACTTTACAAGTCTCTGTGCCCATCTGTTACTCTCTCGGTCTATCTGTCTCCCCCCAATCCCTTTGTCATCTTTGAGATCCCCTAATTCTCTGGAACCACCCTGCTATCACTGTTTTATGTCAGGAACTCTCCAATCACATCTAGGGTGCCTCCAGGATCCTTTTGCCATGACTGAAAACATCCTTGTCAGgtttgcgggggtggggggggaaccTTGTCATGTTGGGCCAACTCTGGGGTGCTCTTGTTTGCCTGGG harbors:
- the SPIB gene encoding transcription factor Spi-B isoform X2, with protein sequence MLTLEAAQLDGPHFSCLYPDGVFYDLDSCKHSSYPDSEGAPDLWSYGLSPALPAASYENFDPAVATFSHPQGVQLCYGPSTYPPGGNLDPAPSLEAPGPGFPAYPMEDFTSQTLGPPAYTPYPSPVLSEEEDLLLDSPALEVSDSESDEALVAGPEGRASEAGARKKLRLYQFLLGLLTRGDMRECVWWVEPGAGVFQFSSKHKELLARRWGQQKGNRKRMTYQKLARALRNYAKTGEIRKVKRKLTYQFDSALLPAARRA
- the SPIB gene encoding transcription factor Spi-B isoform X1, encoding MPLCLSPSRLDGPHFSCLYPDGVFYDLDSCKHSSYPDSEGAPDLWSYGLSPALPAASYENFDPAVATFSHPQGVQLCYGPSTYPPGGNLDPAPSLEAPGPGFPAYPMEDFTSQTLGPPAYTPYPSPVLSEEEDLLLDSPALEVSDSESDEALVAGPEGRASEAGARKKLRLYQFLLGLLTRGDMRECVWWVEPGAGVFQFSSKHKELLARRWGQQKGNRKRMTYQKLARALRNYAKTGEIRKVKRKLTYQFDSALLPAARRA